TGCGTATCAACCATATAGGTATCAACATCAACCGCAAATTGCCGGTCCGGATGACGAGGATTTTTATATTTCAAAATTTGATCCGAATGGAACACTTCTTTGTACAACTACCTTTGGCGGGCCCAATGAAGAGGATGGTGATCAGAATCCGCATACGGATATTGCAATATTTGGCAAATATATTTATGCTACGGGTTGGGTCTCCGATAATTTCCCCGTTACTTCCGGGGCATTTCAAACCACATCGGTACCGAGGCCCAATGGTGGAAATGCATTCATTGCTCAATTGTGTATTAATATTTGTCAGCCTAAATTCATTGGCATTGATAATGTGGCAGCGAGTCAAACAATAGTTTGTCCTAATGTTCCAATCGCTTTTACATCAGCCGTAAATAAAACAACCTGCAGTGATACCACATTAAAATTTAAATGGACTTTTACCGGCGGCACACCGAACACTTCAATTGTTCAAAATCCGACAATTACATATAGCACTCCCGGACTCTATACGGTAAAGTTGGTTGTAAATAATCTTTGTCAAACAGATTCTGTGATAAAAACAAATTATATCCTTGTTCAGCCATGCGCAATAAGTGCTTCAGCAACGGGCGCTACAGTTTGTCCGAATAGTTGCGCCAATATAACAGCTGCCGGCCTTAGCGGAACAAATCCGTATACTTACAAATGGAGCACAGGAGCTAATACTTCTGTAATTAATGTTTGCCCCGCTGCTACAACAGCTTACACAGTCACAGTAACTGATGCCTCAGGAAACTCTGCTACGGTGGCGGCATTGGTAAATGTAAGATTCTCGGTCATTGCTACCACTTCAAGTTCAAATATTAAATGCAATAATGTTGTAAAGACAGGTGATGCATTTGTACAGGTTACCACAGGTGTCTGGTCATATTCATACAGTTGGAGTAATGGTTTCACTACACAGTGGGCTACAGGGCTTACTGCGGGCAATCATACGGTTACGGTTACAGATGGGGATGGATGTAAAATAACCAAAGTGGTTACAATTGTTGATCCAAATCCGGTTGCATCTTTTACCAAACCAGCTACGATTTGTGTTGGATCAGGTTCCATATTTACTTTCACGGGAACAACAGGTGTAGATATGAGGTATAGCTGGACTGTCGGAGCTCCGGTTAATGTAAGTGGCACTACTTCGAGTTTCTCATATACGTTTTTAACTGCAGGCTCATATAGTATTACTTATTCTGTTTCTAACCAAAATCCAAATTACATCGGCTGTAGTGCTTCAACTACAAACACAGTGACAGTAATTAGTTGTACAGGCCCCATCGTAACAGCAACGGGCAGTTCGGTTTGCCCTGGTTTTTGTGCTTCTGTTACTTCTATTGGCACCGGTGGTACTGTTCCGTATACTTATTCATGGAGCAATGGTGCCACTACACAAAATATAAATTCATGCCCGGCAACAACCACAACTTACACAGTAATAATAAAAGATGCGGGTGGAAATACATCTACATCAAGTGCAGTTGTAACCGTCAACCCCGGAATTACCGTAACAACGGTTGCCACAACTATAAATTGTAATGGCAGTACAGGATCTGTTTCTGCTTCAGGCAGTAATGGAACTTCACCGTATACATACGTATGGAGTAATGGTTCAACTGGGGCGGTGGTTTCTGGATTGGCTGGAGCCGGTTATACCATAACTGTAACTGATGGTAAAGGTTGTACGGGTGTTTCAACGGCCACAATAGTTTCGCCGCCGCCATTGGTCGGACAAATTACAAAGGGTACTGCAGCTTGCATGGGTTGTGGCTGTAAAGAATGGATTATGGTAACTGCCACGGGCGGAACAAGCCCGTATAGTTATACCTGGCCGGATGGATATATCAACAGATATAAAAATAACCTTTGCCCGGGAGCTTATTTGGTAAATGTTAAAGATAAGAACGGGTGTAGTGTAAATGTTAATGTCGCTACGCCCTGATACAATTTTTATTTGATCGCGTTGTAGATCTCCTTTTGAATTTTACTGCGTATTCCCATTTTGGAAAGTTTGTTTATTTCTGCATCAGGATAAACACGGTTGGAAAGAAAAACATACACAAGATTCTTTGCGGGGTCGGCCCATGTAATTGTACCTGTAAATCCGGAATGACCATAGCTGAGATACGACACACAATCACATACCGGGCTTTCTTTGGTTGAATTAGTCTCCGGTTTGTCAAATCCAACGGCTCTCCTGTTGTCGGTGCAATACTGGCAACGGGTGAACTCACTTACTATTGCCGTATCAAGGTATCTGACACCTCCGTATTCTCCTTTTTGCATGAACATTTGCGTAAGTATGGCCAGGTCGTTCGCGTTGGCAAATAGGCCTGCATGTCCTCCAACACCTCCCATCATTGCCGCGCCCTGATCATGAACATCACCATGGACCAATTGCTTGCGGAATTTCACATCATATTCGGTTGGTGGTATTCTGGTTAACTCAAATCGCGCACGTGGAAGATAACTCATGGTTGAAAGTCCGAGAGGAGTGTAAAAATTTTTTGACACATATTCATTCAATGGCATTCCTGTTTTTTGTTCAATGATTTTTTTGAGATAGTAATATCCCAGGTCGCTGTATTTGTACCGGCCGGCTTCTTTTACTTCGGAGTTGGCGATTTCTTTGTAAATAGTATCCGTGTAATTTTTTCGAATATACATATCGTTCGCCACACGTACAGGGAAAGAATCGCTTTGCGTTTTACTGTAGATGCCAGGTTTGTATTGTCCTTTTTTCACGGTATGTAGCCAGAAAGGGATCCAGTCGCGCAGTCCGGCCTGGTGTGCCATCATTTCCCGGATAATAATATTAGCCTTATTGGTTCCTTCGAGTTCCGGAAGATGATAGCACAACCGATCGTCTAATTTTATTTTATGTTCTTCAACCATTTTCATTAGTGAAGGTGCTGAAGCTGCAATCTTGGTTACCGAAGCCAGATCATATATATCGGTATTGGTCACAGCGCGCTTGTTCTCATAAGTATGATAGCCGAATGATTTCAGGTAGATTACTTTACCCTCTTTTGCGACAAGAATTTCACAGCCGGGGTAAGCTTTTTCTTTTATACCATACAATGCAATGGTGTCTATCCTGTCGAAATCAGAACTTGAAAGACCGAGTTCTTCAGGTATGGTATACTTAAAGCGTCCCAGGCCGGTTGTTTCAATGCCGGAACCAAATTTAAAATTTGCAGAAGCGGTAACCGGCAGTTTTCCATTTACACCGATTGCGCCAAAAATAAGTTGTGCGGAAAGGCTTTGAGTCAGCTCATTATCTTCATAAGATAAAATAACTCCATCCGCATTTTGAAGACTATCAATGCGTAGAAGAATATATGGATTGGCGCTTACATTGACAATAGTTTTGTTTTGCCTCATTACTTCTTGCAATACCTTTGAGGATTGATCAGTGAATCCAAAATTTTTAACGGGCGAATTATTTGTGTTATTTACGTGAACGACAACGAGATTGTATGCTTTTAGCCATTTTACCACCGAATCGCATTCCGATGGTTTTGCGGTTCTGTCAAGGCCAAAATGTTTAACCGGTGCGTAGTACCCAAGCATTTCCTGGAATTGATTCGTGGTTTTATATCCAAGCGATAATGACGCGATCTTAAGGGTGTCCAATTTTTGTAATGGAATCACGTTGTTTTTATTTTGTAGTAATGTAAGTGAAGCTTCAACCAGCTTGCGGTTGATAAGGTCTGCTTGAGGTGTATTCAGATCCTTTGTGAGATTTTTGAGTTCAATTGGAGAGTAATGATCAAGGCCGCACCATTGCTTGGCAAGCAGTATTTTTTTGCAGCGTTTGTCAATTTCTTCCTGTGTGATATCTCCTTTAGCGATCGCTTTTTTAATTTCAATGATCGCTGTTGGTACGTCTTCCGCAAATAATAACACATCATTTCCTGCCAGGAGCGCTTTCACATTTACAACTCCGGGAGGATAAAATTTGCTTACCCCCTTCATGTTAAGCGCATCTGTAAAAACAAGGCCGCTGAATTTTAATTCATCTTTAAGTAGACCTGTAACAATAGTTTTGGATAGGGTAGAGGCAGTGTTTTTTGTGGAGTCAAGTGAAGGAATAAATAAATGAGCTACCATTAAGCTGCCAAGTCCTTTTTCCATTAGTTGTTTAAATGGATACAGATCCAGTGAATCAAGCAGTTCTTTGGAGTGTTTGATAGTTGGTAATGTTTTATGTGAATCGCTGTCCGTATCACCATGTCCTGGAAAATGTTTGGCATTTGCCATTACTCCATTGTCCTGCATCCCTTTCATGTACATTGTGGCTTTTCGGGCCACCAGGTATTTATTTTCACCGAATGAGCGGTTGCTGATAACCGGATTGAGCGGATTGCTGTTAATATCAACAACGGGCGCGAGATTAACATGTATTCCTAAGCGTTTGCATTGTCGTGCTATTTCGGCACCCATTTGGTAGATCAATGTATCATTTTGTATGGCACCGAGCGACATTTGCCGCGGAAACTGAGTTGTGCTGTCCAATCGCATAGCCAAACCCCATTCGCCATCAATTGAGATCATCAACGGAACTTTGGACAAGCTTTGGTATTCATTGGTCAGTATGGCTTCGCGTACCGGGCCTCCCTGGAAAAAAATAAGCCCGCCTATATGGTATTTGGAAACCAGTTCTTTTATATCATCTACATGGTTTTTGTCCTTGTTTGAATAGGCCGCCACCATAAAAAGCTGGGCAATGCGTTCATCCGGACTTAATGTTAGATAAACGGAATCTGCCCAGTGGGTATTGGTTAAGGCGTAAAACGGAACGGAGTTATCGGGGGCTTGCTTAAAGCCGGCAAACAGCAGCGCAGCTGCAGACAGAATGAATATTGAAACCCGCTGGTATACAATTTTTCGCATAAGGGATAAAGTTATCCAAATGGATACTTGACAATTACGTTGGTGAATCCAACTTATTAACGCCAATTTGTGAATTGAGGGAATGTCCTCTTTCATTGGTCTCATTCGTTAGTTGAAACTATGCACTTTCAGTGCACGACTTTCAGTTTCTAAAAACATTATTTTCTCTGTGGCTCTCTGTGAAACTCCTTTTTCTCTGTGTAATTTTTTTTACACAGAGTTTCACAGAGGAGACACAGAGAATCACAGAGCATTTTTTATTTAGTATTGCGGAAAGAATTTCATCCTTTCTTTATCTCAACCTATGGACTTTCAGTTCTAGTGGTTTAGTTAATCAAATGAAGCAAAGTAAGGGTTGAATAAATTGCCACAAAGATACCAAGACACAAAGTTTTACGAAGATTTCTTTGTGCTTCCTGGTGCCTTTGTGGTCTTAGTGGCAAAATACTTTATGTTTTTCTTGCCAAAATCCTGATCTACGCAAATATTAATTTTCAACATTGCAGTTTTCGGTGCTCATTACACCGGAATTTCTCCTTCATAAGTAGTATATTTAACCTCATTTTTAAAACCAACAATGTCCGATATAATTCAGCTTTTACCCGATTCAGTAGCCAACCAGATAGCGGCAGGTGAGGTTATTCAACGACCCGCTTCTGCTGTAAAGGAATTGTTGGAAAATGCCATCGATTCAGGTGCTGCTGATATCAAATTGATCGTAAAGGATTCCGGTAAAACACTGATACAGGTAATTGACAATGGTTGCGGTATGAGTGAAACTGATGCACGTATGAGTTTTGAGCGCCACGCCACATCTAAAATTAAAAAGGCTGATGATCTGTTTAATATACGTACCAAAGGTTTTAGGGGAGAGGCATTGGCGTCGATCGCGGCTATCGCGCATGTTGAACTAAAAACACGGCGGCCTAATGATGAAATTGGTACGCGTATTGAAATGGAAGGAAGTGAAGTGAAAAGTCAAAATCCTTTTAATAGCCCTGTTGGAACAGCATTTTCAGTTAAAAATTTATTTTATAATGTCCCGGCCCGCCGGAATTTTTTGAAATCCGACCAGGTAGAGTTTCGTCATATACTGGAAGAATTTGAGCGGGTGGCCATACCTCATCCTGAAATAGCTTTCTCATTGCATCATAATAACCAGATCGTTTTCCAACTGGAAAAGGGATCTTTGAAGCAGCGTATCGTTGCTTTGTTTGGCGGAAACTATAACGAACGCTTGGCGCCTATTGAGCAGGAAACAAACATTTTGAACCTTATCGGATACATCGGCAAACCGGAGTTCGCTAAAAAGACGAGGGGAGAACAGTTCTTTTTCATCAACAGGCGTTTTATAAAGAGTGCCTACCTGAATCACGCCGTGCAAGGGGCTTACGATGAATTATTGGCGAGGGATAGTTTCCCATCGTACTTCATATTAATGGAGGTTGATCCGAAAACAATTGATATTAATATTCATCCCACCAAAACGGAAATAAAGTTTGAGGACGAGAAGTCGATCTACGCTATTTTACGTTCAAGTGTTAAGCTTTCATTGGGAAAGCATAATATAACACCAACTATAGATTTTAACCAGGAAATGAGTTTTGCCAATATCCCCTTAAAGTCGGATAAGGATTTTATTCCCGAGCCAACTATAAAGGTTGATCCGGATTATAATCCTTTTAAAGCAAGTGGTAAAGCGACATCATCTTATAAGAAAAGCGAATCTGTTCTTAACTTATCAAATAAAGCCAACTGGGAAAAGTTGTACGAGTCAATAAAGACCGAAACTGAACAGCAGCAAAAGCCGGCGGAGAAAGCTCCGGAGATGATACATATTGAAGAAGGCAGTCAGGTTTTCCAGTTGCATGGTAAATATATTTTATCTCCGATTAAGTCCGGGATCATGATCGTTGATCAGCAAGGTGCGCACGAGCGTATTTTATATGAGCAATACGTGAATTCGATAGCGAATCACAAAGCCTCATCGCAGCAGGAATTGTTCCCTAAAACAATTGAGTTAAGTACAGGTGATGCGGAGTTGGTGAAGGAATTGTCAGCGGAAATTCATGGAGTTGGTTTCGATATCAGTGAGTTTGGTAAGAATACATTTGTGATTAATGGGATTCCCGCCGATGTTACAAGTGCCGATAGCATACAATTGCTCGAAGGTTTGCTTGAAACCTACAAACAGAATCTTATAGAAGTTAAAATAGACAAGCGCGAGAATATAGCCAGATCAATGGCCAGGAACGCTGCTGTTAAGGTGGGAAGGTTACTTACCCAGGGTGAAATGCAGGGGCTTATTGATCGGCTGTTCGCATGTGCAATGCCATATACGTCACCTTCGGGCAAGCCGGTTGTTACAACAATGGCTGTTGCTGATATAGAAAAGTTGTTTAAAAAATAATTGTGTAAGTATGAGCTACCAGGAATACCGTCCGTCCAGTTTTCAGATATTACCCCCGGTAATTAAGAATATACTTATTATCAATGTTATATTTCTGTTTGCTCAATCTGTTCTTCGGAATGCATATAATATCGAATTAAGTGAATTTCTTGGTTTGCATTACTTTTTTGCAGATAAATTCAGGGTTTATCAGTTTATAACTTATATGTTCATGCATGGTGATTTTTTTCACCTGTTATCAAACATGTTTGCTTTATGGATGTTTGGCTCCGTATTGGAAAATTTCTGGGGCCCCAAACGATTCCTGACTTTTTATTTAGTAACCGGCCTGGGCGCCGCGCTTACTCATTACATTATTTTTTATTTTCAAATAACACCCACTGTTGATTTTGTTAATCAATACATAGCCAGTCCCGACCTCAGGCAATTTGAGGAGTTCTTTCAATCGGGTCATTTTAAAATAGTTTCAATTGAAATGAAAAGCCAGGTGGAAGCCCTCATTGCTCAATACAATGGTATGGAAGCTGCCGGTAACCAGGCGGGAATGCTGAGTGCTTCGCTTGAATTTATGAATAATTACAAAGATGAATTGTTGAATGCTCCCGTGGTGGTTGGGGCTTCCGGTTCTGTATTTGGTGTGCTGCTGGCTTTTGGTATGTTGTTCCCGAACACAATGTTGTATGTGTATTTTGCCATACCTATTAAAGCAAAATATTTTGTTATTATTTATGGTGCCATTGAATTGTTTTCGGGTATACAGGGTGCAGTTGGCGACAATGTGGCTCACTTTGCGCATCTGGGTGGAATGCTTTTTGGCTTTATACTTATAAAATATTGGGGTAAAAATCACAGTCAATTCTATTAAAAGATATGTCCATCGTTGAAGATTTGAAAAATACGTTCAGGGGAAAGAATAACGGATTAATGAAATTGATAGTCATTAACGTTATTTTATTTGTCGTATCGAACCTTTTTATAGGTATCACAAGGCTTTCCGGGGGCGCAGGAAGTGAGGTATATCAGTTATTCGGATTGACACCTGATCTTTCTTTTCTTCTTTCGCACTTTTGGACCCCTGTTACCTATATGTTCTTTCATAATGATGTGTTTCACATTCTTTTTAATATGCTTTGGTTATACTGGATGGGACAACTATTTGTGGAATTCATTGGAAGCAAGCAGCTGATCAGTACCTATTTATTGGGCGGTATAAGCGGCGGTATTTTATTTATCGCAACCAGTTTTTTATTTCCTGAAGCATTATCCGGAGCTGTATTAATTGGAGCGTCTGCCGCTGTTATGGCTATTGTGGTGGCAATTGCTTTTTTAATTCCTAACTATACTATTCAATTACTTTTATTTGGTTCGGTAAAACTTAAATACCTGGCTTTGATTTCTTTTATTCTCTCTACATTGATTGATTTTTACAATAATACTGGTGGAAAGGTGGCGCATATTGGGGGTGCATTGTATGGCTATATTTTTATTGTTCAATATCGCAAAGGAAGTGATATAGGTAAACACGTCAGTTCAATTATTGGTTGGGCCGGAAATTTATTTAAACCCCGCACCAGGATGAAAGTGGCGTACAAAAAGCCCGCCAGCGATGAAGTATATAACACGAATAAGCTCGCCGCCGAAAGGTATATGAATGCCATACTGGATAAGATCTCCAAATCCGGGTACGATAGCCTTAGCAAGGAAGAAAAGGAATTTTTGTTTAAGCAAAGTGGTAAAAGATAGTTTCAAGTTTCAGGTTTCAAGTTAAAGCCAACCTGAAACCTCGAACTTGAAACTAATTGATCGTATAATTTTAATTCTCAACTATACATTTATAATTTGCCTGTTAATTTCCTATTTCGCTCCCTCCATCGGTTCTGAGATTTTACATCATCGCATTTTTGGGCTTGGCTTATCCTATTCCTGTTTTTTATGAACATAGTATTTGTAATTTATTGGCTTATGCATTGGAATAAAAAATTTCCGGACATTTTGTTTTGACCTTTAGTAAAATATTTACCTCCTGTAAAATTTATAAAAGTCGGCACGTGATAATATTCTCTCTGCCCAAATGGTATTATTTTTTAAAATAAATCCCAGCCTGTAGTTCTCCTTTTCGCTGATCTTTATTTTTATTCTGAAACGGATTTTGTATTCGTCAAGTGCTTTGTGACCCGGGATATCTGAAATGGTGCGAGCAGACCTGATCTGTTTGATGATGGTATAAATCTTTTCATTCAACTTTGGCTTCCCTTTTAATTTAACCAAGTCACGTTTGAATTTCGGCCTAAATCTTAGCTCCATTTCGTTTCAACAGTTTTAAAATTTCCTGTTCCGAAACTTCACCGCCTTCGCGTTCGGCTTCATCTATCATTTTTGCGAACCATATATCTTCTTTATCGTCAGTCGATAAAACCTTAGATTTCAAGTGGAATTTTTTAAACAAGGCCAGGAAAAATGATTTTTCCTTTTCGGGTATGTTTACGATCATTGTTGTCATTGGCAGTACTTTTTAAGTATATAAAGATAGTGAAAAATGGAAATACTTCCGTTTGAGTACCCAATCCCGCTTGCGTAAATCACCAAGCCCGATTTTTAGTACATTTGCTCCTCATGAATCCCAATAAAACAGTTGCTTTTCATACGCTTGGCTGCAAGTTAAATTATTCCGAAACTTCGGCCATTGCGCGTACTTTTAAAAGTAAGGGGTATGCTGAAGTTGATTTTAAAGATCATGCTGATGTTTATGTAATAAATACCTGTTCTGTTACTGAGAATGCCGATAAAGAATGCCGTTATATTGTAAATACTGCTCTCAGGAATTCTCCTGATGCATTCATCGCAATTATTGGTTGCTATGCTCAGCTAAAACCCAATGAAATAGCAAATATTGAAGGGGTGGATCTGGTCCTTGGTGCTACTGAAAAATTTAAACTAATTAATTACCTGGATGATTTGCAAAAGAAGCAATATGCCGAAATTCATTCATGTGAAGTTAGCGATGCCGATCTCTTTGTCGACTCTTATTCATTAGGCAGTGGCCGCACACGCGCTTTTCTCAAAGTGCAGGATGGTTGTGATTATACGTGTTCGTATTGTACCATTCCATTGGCGCGTGGTGCCAGCAGGAGCGCTAGTGTCGCTAGTGTGGTTGGCAACGCGAAGAAAATAGCCGCCGAAGGTGCCAAAGAAATTGTTTTGACAGGAGTAAACATAGGTGATTTTGGAATTCATCTTAATAATGGGCATGCGGATCGGAAAGAAAACTTCCTTGAACTGATCAAAGAACTGGATAAGGTGGAGGGAATTGAACGCTTCCGTATTTCATCCATTGAGCCCAATCTGTTGAAGGATGAGATCATTGAATTTGTAGCTTCTTCAAAACGTTTTGTGCCGCACTTCCACATTCCACTTCAATCGGGTTCAAATAAATTACTGAAGCTTATGCGCAGGCGTTACATGCGCGAATTGTATGCAGAGCGAGTGAATAAAATAAAGTCAATAATGCCCGATTGCTGTATTGGCGTTGATGTGATCGTTGGTTTTCCCGGCGAAACTGAAACTGATTTCCTTGAAACATATAATTTCCTGAATGAGTTGAATGTTTCTTACCTGCACGTTTTTACTTATTCTGAGCGTGATAATACTGATGCGGTAAAACTGGATGGAGTTGTACCTGTTGCTGAACGTAAAAAACGTAATAAAATGCTGCGTATTTTATCCGCGAAAAAACTCCGGCAGTTTTATGAAGAGAATTTGAATGCAACACAAATTGTATTATTTGAAAGAGAAAGTAAAAATGGCTTCATGCATGGTTTTACAAAAAATTATGTAAAAGTTACAACACCATTTAATGAGCAATTAGTAAATCAATTGGTTCCCGTTAAGCTGACGGATATTGGCTCCGACGGAAATATAATTATTGAACTGTTTGAAGAAAGTATTGTAAACACTTAAAAAAATGGTTTCAGGTTTCAAGTTTCAGGTTGTTTAATAACTACAAACTGAACCTTGAACCTTGAACCCTGAACCCTGAACCTTGAACCACTATGTACCCCAACCTATATTTCGCTTTCAAAGACATCTTCGGCATTGAACTGGATTTTCTAAAAATGTTTCAGAGTTTCGGTTTTTTTGTAGCAGTTTCTTTTTTATTGGCTGCTTATTTCTTTTCAATTGAATTGAAACGAAAGGAGAATGAAGGTTTACTCAGTTCCAGGCCAACACAGATATTAAAAGGCAAGAAGCCAACCACGGCCGACTATATAGTTTCCCTCCTGCTGGGTTTCGTATTGGGATATAAGCTGTTCTTTATCATTCTTCATTTTGGCGATTTCCTGGAAGATACACAGGGATTCATACTTTCATTGCAGGGAAATCTTATCGGAGGATTGATAGTTGCAGCAGTATTCTGGTTTCTGAAATACCGCGAAGCCCGGATGCTGGATGATAAGGAGCCACAATTGGAGGATAGCGTCATTCATCCTTACGAGCATGTGGGCAATATGACAACGATAGCCGCTATCGCCGGGATCATCGGCGCAAAAATATTTCATAACCTCGAGAACTGGGACCAATTTGCGGCAGATCCTTTGGGAGAATTGATGTCCTTCAGTGGTTTAACCATGTATGGTGGCTTGATCTGTGGTGCAGCCGCAGTTATTTATTATGCCTACAAAAATAATATAGCTATAAGGCCGCTTATTGATGCCTGTGCACCAGGTCTTATGCTTGCCTATGGTGTTGGTCGAATTGGCTGCCAGGTGGCAGGTGATGGTGACTGGGGGATAGACAATCTTGCGGCAAAACCCGGTTGGTTAAATTTTTTACCGGATTGGTTCTGGAGTTACAATTACCCGCATAATGTGAATGGAGTAGGGGTGCCTATCCCCGGTTGTGAAGGCAAATATTGCGAAATGTTGCTTAACCCGGTTTTTCCCACACCATTATACGAATCTATCGTATGTATTTCACTTTTCTTTGTGCTATGGAGCTTGCGCAAAAAGATAAAAGTACCCGGTGTGATGTTCTGTATTTATCTTATTCTTAATGGTGTTGAACGGTTCTTCATCGAAAAGATCCGTATCAATACCGAATATCATATTTTTGGATTCGGGATAACACAGGCTGAGATCATTTCCGCATTGTTAGTTATTGTTGGCATAACAGGTATTTGGTGGTTTAGAAAACACGTAAAGCAAGGGATGACATCGCTTTAAGCGCAATATCATTCCTTTATTAAAATGAAACTCGAATCAATTTGCTTCAAAGTTTGTGAACTAACCGAACAGGTTGGTGGCTATATTAAGCAGGAGTTAACTAAAGTGCGATCGCAGCATGTGGAAGTAAAAGGGAAAAATGATTTTGTTACCTATGTTGATAAAGGTGCCGAACAATTATTAGTAGCCGGCCTTGGTAAACTTATTCCCAAGGCAGGTTTTATTGCGGAAGAAAACACATCGTCAGCCAAAGGAGAAACATATAATTGGGTCATTGATCCACTTGACGGCACAACCAATTTTATTCATGGTTTGCCTTGCTATTCAATAAGCATAGGTCTTCTGAGGGATAATACACCTGTAATGGGAGTCGTCCACGAACTTAACCTCAGTGAATGTTTTTACGCCTGGGGAAACAGCAAAGCTTATTGCAATAAAACTGAAATTAAGGTAACGCAGGCAGCTCTATTAAAAGACACATTGGTCGCTACGGGTTTTCCTTACTATAATTACGATCGTCTGGATGAATACATGGAGTTTTTCAAGCACCTGATGAGGGAAACACATGGCTTGCGCAGGTTGGGTTCTGCCGCCGTTGACCTAGCTTATGTGGCCTGTGGGCGGTTCGACGCTTTTTATGAATACGGGCTTCGTCCCTGGGATGTGGCAGGCGGAGCGTTCATTGTTCAACAGGCGGGCGGGAAGATAACGGACTTTGGCGGAGGCGACAATTATATTTTTGGCAGGGAGCTGATTGCATGTACTCCGGGTATTCACAATGAGTTTATAAACAGTTTGCAGCAATATTTCAAAAAATGAAGAAATTTATTTTGGAAATCTACCACAAGTATAAAGATTATGTTCCCGCTGACTTGTGGGCC
The nucleotide sequence above comes from Bacteroidota bacterium. Encoded proteins:
- the mutL gene encoding DNA mismatch repair endonuclease MutL, which gives rise to MSDIIQLLPDSVANQIAAGEVIQRPASAVKELLENAIDSGAADIKLIVKDSGKTLIQVIDNGCGMSETDARMSFERHATSKIKKADDLFNIRTKGFRGEALASIAAIAHVELKTRRPNDEIGTRIEMEGSEVKSQNPFNSPVGTAFSVKNLFYNVPARRNFLKSDQVEFRHILEEFERVAIPHPEIAFSLHHNNQIVFQLEKGSLKQRIVALFGGNYNERLAPIEQETNILNLIGYIGKPEFAKKTRGEQFFFINRRFIKSAYLNHAVQGAYDELLARDSFPSYFILMEVDPKTIDINIHPTKTEIKFEDEKSIYAILRSSVKLSLGKHNITPTIDFNQEMSFANIPLKSDKDFIPEPTIKVDPDYNPFKASGKATSSYKKSESVLNLSNKANWEKLYESIKTETEQQQKPAEKAPEMIHIEEGSQVFQLHGKYILSPIKSGIMIVDQQGAHERILYEQYVNSIANHKASSQQELFPKTIELSTGDAELVKELSAEIHGVGFDISEFGKNTFVINGIPADVTSADSIQLLEGLLETYKQNLIEVKIDKRENIARSMARNAAVKVGRLLTQGEMQGLIDRLFACAMPYTSPSGKPVVTTMAVADIEKLFKK
- a CDS encoding serine hydrolase yields the protein MRKIVYQRVSIFILSAAALLFAGFKQAPDNSVPFYALTNTHWADSVYLTLSPDERIAQLFMVAAYSNKDKNHVDDIKELVSKYHIGGLIFFQGGPVREAILTNEYQSLSKVPLMISIDGEWGLAMRLDSTTQFPRQMSLGAIQNDTLIYQMGAEIARQCKRLGIHVNLAPVVDINSNPLNPVISNRSFGENKYLVARKATMYMKGMQDNGVMANAKHFPGHGDTDSDSHKTLPTIKHSKELLDSLDLYPFKQLMEKGLGSLMVAHLFIPSLDSTKNTASTLSKTIVTGLLKDELKFSGLVFTDALNMKGVSKFYPPGVVNVKALLAGNDVLLFAEDVPTAIIEIKKAIAKGDITQEEIDKRCKKILLAKQWCGLDHYSPIELKNLTKDLNTPQADLINRKLVEASLTLLQNKNNVIPLQKLDTLKIASLSLGYKTTNQFQEMLGYYAPVKHFGLDRTAKPSECDSVVKWLKAYNLVVVHVNNTNNSPVKNFGFTDQSSKVLQEVMRQNKTIVNVSANPYILLRIDSLQNADGVILSYEDNELTQSLSAQLIFGAIGVNGKLPVTASANFKFGSGIETTGLGRFKYTIPEELGLSSSDFDRIDTIALYGIKEKAYPGCEILVAKEGKVIYLKSFGYHTYENKRAVTNTDIYDLASVTKIAASAPSLMKMVEEHKIKLDDRLCYHLPELEGTNKANIIIREMMAHQAGLRDWIPFWLHTVKKGQYKPGIYSKTQSDSFPVRVANDMYIRKNYTDTIYKEIANSEVKEAGRYKYSDLGYYYLKKIIEQKTGMPLNEYVSKNFYTPLGLSTMSYLPRARFELTRIPPTEYDVKFRKQLVHGDVHDQGAAMMGGVGGHAGLFANANDLAILTQMFMQKGEYGGVRYLDTAIVSEFTRCQYCTDNRRAVGFDKPETNSTKESPVCDCVSYLSYGHSGFTGTITWADPAKNLVYVFLSNRVYPDAEINKLSKMGIRSKIQKEIYNAIK
- a CDS encoding rhomboid family intramembrane serine protease, translating into MSYQEYRPSSFQILPPVIKNILIINVIFLFAQSVLRNAYNIELSEFLGLHYFFADKFRVYQFITYMFMHGDFFHLLSNMFALWMFGSVLENFWGPKRFLTFYLVTGLGAALTHYIIFYFQITPTVDFVNQYIASPDLRQFEEFFQSGHFKIVSIEMKSQVEALIAQYNGMEAAGNQAGMLSASLEFMNNYKDELLNAPVVVGASGSVFGVLLAFGMLFPNTMLYVYFAIPIKAKYFVIIYGAIELFSGIQGAVGDNVAHFAHLGGMLFGFILIKYWGKNHSQFY
- a CDS encoding rhomboid family intramembrane serine protease, with the protein product MSIVEDLKNTFRGKNNGLMKLIVINVILFVVSNLFIGITRLSGGAGSEVYQLFGLTPDLSFLLSHFWTPVTYMFFHNDVFHILFNMLWLYWMGQLFVEFIGSKQLISTYLLGGISGGILFIATSFLFPEALSGAVLIGASAAVMAIVVAIAFLIPNYTIQLLLFGSVKLKYLALISFILSTLIDFYNNTGGKVAHIGGALYGYIFIVQYRKGSDIGKHVSSIIGWAGNLFKPRTRMKVAYKKPASDEVYNTNKLAAERYMNAILDKISKSGYDSLSKEEKEFLFKQSGKR